ACCCAGCGGCTGTGGTGGGCGCTGCTGCTCGCCGTGGGGTTCTGGGGGCTGCTGCGGGTCGCCGAGGCGCTGCGCATCGGCAGCCCCACCTCGCGGGTGCTGGCCGCCGCGGCGTTCGCGCTCTGCCCGCGGGTGCTGACCACGTTGGGGTCGATCTCCTCGGAGACCCTGCCGATGATGTTGGCGCCGTGGGTGCTGCTGCCGGTGATCGTGGCGCTGCGCGGCGGCCCGGCCCCCCGGTCGCTGCGGGTGCTGGCCGGCCAGGCCGCACTGGCGATGGCGCTGATGGGCGCGGTCAACGCGGTCGCCACGCTGGCCGGGTGCCTGCCCGCGCTGATCTGGTGGGCCTGCCACCGCCCGGACCGCCGCTGGTGGGCGTTCACCGGGTGGGCCGCCCTGGCCGCGGCGCTGGCCAGCCTGTGGTGGCTGACCGCGCTGGTGGCGCTGGGCCGGATCAGCCCGCCGTTCCTCGACTTCATCGAATCGTCCGGGGTGACCACCCAGTGGACCTCGCTGACCGAGATGCTGCGCGGCACCGCCGCCTGGACCCCGTTCGTCGCCCCCGACGCCACCGCCGGCACCGCGCTGGTGACCGGCCCGCTCTACATCCTGGCGACCGGGCTGGTGGCCGCCGCCGGGCTGGCCGGGTTGGCGCTGGCGGCCACCGGGCTGGGGGCGGGCCGCCGCCACCCGGCGGCCGGCCGGCTGGTGACGATGCTGCTGGTCGGGGTGATGCTGCTGGGGCTGGGCTACGCCGGCGGGCTGGGTTCGCCGCTGGCGACCCCGGTGCAGGAGTTCCTCGACGCGGCCGGGGCGCCGCTGCGCAACGTGCACAAACTGGAGTCGGTGATCCGGATCCCGCTCACGCTGGGGCTGGCGGTGCTGCTGGGCCGGATCCCGCTGCCCGGCAGCGCGCCGAGCGCACAGTGGCGCACCGCGTTCGCCCACCCGGAACGCGACAAGCGGGTCGCGGTCGGCATCGTGGTGCTCTGCGCGCTGCTCACCGCCACCTCGCTGGCGTGGACCGGCCGGCTGACCCCGCCGGGCACGTTCACGGCGATCCCGTCCTACTGGCAGCAGGCCGCCGACTGGCTCGACGCCCACAACACCGGGCGCCCCACCCCGGGGCGGGTGCTGGTGGTCCCCGGCGCCCCGTTCGCCACCCAGGTCTGGGGCAGCAGCCACGACGAGCCGCTGCAGGTGCTCGGCGACAGCCCGTGGGCGGTGCGCGACTCGATTCCGCTCACCCCGCCGCAGGCGATCCGGGCGTTCGACTCGGTGCAGCGCCTTCTGGCGGGCGGCCGGCCCTCGGCCGGGCTGGCCGACACCCTGATCCGGCAGGGCATCGCCTACCTGGTGGTCCGCAACGATCTGGATCCCGACACGTCGCGCTCGGCGCGCCCGATCCTGGTGCACCAGGCGATCGAGGGCTCCCCGGGGTTGAGCAAGGTCGCCGAGTTCGGTGAGCCGGTCGGGCCCGGCACCCTCGACGGGTTCGTCATCGACTCCGGTCTGCGCCCCACCTACCCGCCGGTGGAGATCTACCGGGTCGAGTCGGCCACCAACCCCGCCGCCCCCTACCTGGTCGACGCCGACACGATGGCGCGCATCGACGGCGGCCCGGAGGTCCTGGCCCGCCTCGACGAACGCCAACGGCTGCTCGGCGCCGCCCCGCTGGGCCCGGCGCTGCTCACCGCCGACGCCCGCCGCGCCGGGCTGGCGGCCCCGACGGTCACCGTCACCGACACCCCGGTGGCCCGCGAGACCGACTACGGGCGGGTCGATCACCACTCGTCGGCGGCCCGCGCCCTCGACGAGCGCCGCCACACCCACAACCGGGTGCCCGACTATCCGGTGCCCGACACGCCGCTGGTGGTCGGCGCGTGGACCGGGGGCCGGCTCACCGCGTCGAGTTCGGCCGCCGACGCCACCGCACTGCCCAACGTCAGCCCGGCCAGCGCCCCGGCCGCCGCGGTCGACGGCGACTCGGCGACCGCGTGGGTCTCCAACTCGCTGCAGGCCGCGGTCGGCCAGTGGCTGCAGGTCGACTTCGACCACCCGGTCACCAGCGGCAGCATCACCGTGACGCCGAGCGCCACCGCGGTCGGCGCCCAGGTGCGCCGCATCCAGGTCGAGACCCCCAACGGCACCACGACACTGACGTTCGACGAGGCCGGCCGGCCGTTGAGCACCGCGCTGCCCTACGGCGAAACCCCGTGGGTGCGGCTGACCGCGACCGGCACCGACGACGGCTCGCCGGGGGTGCAGTTCGGCATCACCGAACTGGCGGTCACCGCCTACGACGCCTCCGGGTTCGCCCACCCGGTCGAGCTGCGCCACACCCTGACGGTGCCCGGCCCGCCGCCGGGCTCGACGGTGACCCGGTGGGATCTGGGCGCCGAACTGCTGGGCCGGCCCGGCTGCGCCGAGGGCCCCGACGGGGTCCGCTGCGCGGCGTCGATGGGCCTGGCCCCGGAGGAGGAGGCGGTGTTCAGCCGCACCCTGACCGTGGTGCGGCCGATCACGGTGCGCCCGACGGTGTGGCTGCGGCCCCGGCAGGGCCCGCAGCTGGCCGACCTGCTGGCCGCGCCGGGGGTCACCCGCAGCTTCGGGGACTCCGATCTCATCGACGTGCTCGGCTCGTCCTACGCCGCCACCGACGGCGACCCCGACACCGCCTGGAGCGCCCCGCAGCGGGTGGTGCGCGACAAGACCCCGCCGACGCTGACGCTGCGGCTGCCGACCGCCACCCGGGTCAGCGGCCTGCGGGTCGTCCCGGCCCGCTCGGAGGTGCCCACCACCCCGAGCGTGCTGGCGGTCGACCTCGGCGACGGCCCGCAGGTGCGCACCCTCGACACCGCCGACCGCGGGCCCACGACCCTGCCGTTGGCCGCCCACGTCACCGACACCGTCACCGTCAGCCTGCTGGACTGGGACGACGTCATCGACCGCACCGCGCTCGGTTTCGATCAGCTCAAACCGCCGGGGCTGGCCGAAATCACCGTGCTCGGCGCCGACGGGGCCCCGGTGGCCGCCGCGGACCGCGACACCGACCGGTCCCGGCCGGTGCGCGTCGACTGCGCGCACGGCCCGGTCATCGCGGTGGCCGGCCGGTTCGTGCACACCTCGATCACCACCACCGCCGGCGCCCTGCTCGACGGCGGCCCGGTGGCCGCGCACGCCTGCGACGACACCCCGATCACGCTGCCGCTGGGCCGCCAGGAGCTGCTGATCAGCCCCGGCTCGGCGTTCGTCGTCGACGGCGCCCGGCTCACCGGCGCACACCCGAAGACACCCGCCGCCCCGCCCACGCCGGTGACGACCGGGGTGTGGCGCGCCGATCACCGCGAACTGCGGGTGCCCGCCGCCGAGGCGGCGCGGGTGCTGGTGGTCCCCGAGAGCGTCAACCCGGGCTGGCGGGCCCACACCGACGACGGGACCGCGCTGACCGCGGTGACCGTCAACGGCTGGCAGCAGGGCTGGGTGCTGCCGGCCGGCACGTCCGGTCCGATCACGCTGAGCTTCGCGTCCAACACCGGCTATCGGCTCGGGTTGCTCGGCGGGCTGGCGCTGCTGCCGCTGGTGGCGCTGCTGGCTCTGGTCGGCCGCCGCGCCCGCGGGCACCGCCCGGCGCGGCCCACCCGCGCGTGGGCGCCGGGCCCGCTCGCCGCGACCGCCGCGGCGCTGAGCGTCGGGACCCTGATCGCCGGGCCGGTGGGCACCGCGGTGTTCGCCGCGGCGCTGGCCGCCCGCCGGCTGCGCCGCGGCGCGGCGGTGACCGTCGGGTTCGCCGCGGCGGGGCTGACGGTGGCCGCCGCGGCGCTGGCGCGCTACCCGTGGCGCTCGGTGGACGGCTACATCGGCCACTCCGCGGGGGTGCAGCTGGCGGCGCTGGTGTCGGTCGCCGCGGTGGCCGCCGCGGCGCTGCCGGGCCGGCGCACCGACCGCGGCGAACCGTGACGGCCCCGGGCGCGGGCCTCTAGCCTGGAGCCCAGACCGAGGACGGCATCCGAGGAGCCGCGGGCATGGACTGGTTCGGCGCACCGGAGTATCAGCTGGGCCGGCTGGTGCTCGAACGCGGCATCGCCGCGGTCTACCTGATCGCCTTTCTCGCCGCCGCCCGGCAGTTCCGCGCCCTGCTCGGCGAGCGCGGCATGCTGCCGATCCCGCGGTATCTGGCCACCCGGACGTTTCGGCAGGCGCCCAGCATCTTCCACTGGCACTACTCCGACCGGTTCTTCGCCGCGATCGCCTGGGGCGGTGCGGTGCTGGCCACCGCGCTGGTGGCCGGGGCGAGCACCCTGGTGCCGCTGTGGGCGACGATGGCGGCCTGGCTGGCGCTGTGGGTGGGCTACCTGTCGATCGTCAACGTCGGCCAGCAGTGGTACTCCTTCGGCTGGGAGTCGCTGCTGTGCGAGGCCGGGTTCCTGGCGATCTTTCTGGGCAACGACCGGGTCGCCCCGCCGGTGCTGGTGCTGTGGCTGACCCGCTGGCTGCTGTTCCGCGTCGAGTTCGGCGCGGGGTTGATCAAGCTGCGCGGCGACCGCTGCTGGCGGGACCTGACCTGCCTGGACTACCACCACGAAACCCAGCCGATGCCCGGGCCGGCAAGCTGGTTCTTCCACCACCTGCCGGCCCCGCTGCACCGCGTGGAGGCCGCCGGCAACCATCTCACCCAACTGGTGGTGCCGTTCGGCTTGTTCGCCCCGCAGCCGGTGGCCGGCATCGCCGCGGCGATCATGATCGTCACCCAGCTGTGGCTGGTCGCCTCCGGGAACTTCGCGTGGCTGAACTGGCTGACGATCGTGCTCGCCGGCGGGGTGCTGGTCGCGCCCGGGGCCGCGACACCGGCCACCGCCGCGGGCCCTGCCCCGGTGTGGTTCGTGGCCGCGGTGGTGGCGGTGACCGTCGTGGTGGCCGTGCTCAGCGTCTGGCCGGTGGTCAACATGGTCTCGGCCGGCCAACGCATGAACGCCTCGTTCAACCCGCTGCGGCTGGTCAACACCTACGGGGCGTTCGGCAGTGTGGGCCGCACCCGCTACGAGGTGGTCGTCGAGGGCACCGCCCACGACGCGCTCACCGACGACGCGGTCTGGCACGAATACGAGTTCCGGGGCAAACCCGGGGCGCCGGGCCGGCTGCCGCGGCAGTGGGCGCCCTACCACCTGCGGCTGGATTGGCTGATGTGGTTCGCCGCGCTCTCCCCGTCCTACGCGCGGGGCTGGTTCGAGCCGTTTCTGCTGCGGCTGCTGGTCAACGATCCGGCGACGGTGCGCCTGCTGCGCCACAACCCGTTCGCGCTCGCCGCGCCGCGGTTCGTGCGCGCCCAGCTCTACCGTTACCGCTTCACCACCGCCGCCGAGCTGCGCCGCGACCGCACCTGGTGGCACCGCACACTGATCGGCCCGTATGTGCCACCGGTTACGCTGCGCGGTGAGGGCCGCTCCGATCGTTTCCCGTACTCCGCCCCCGACTAGGAGGTCGCCGTGTCCCCAGCGTCGATAGCCACGATCAATCCCGCCACCGGTGCGACGGTCAAAACGTTCACCCCGGCGACCGACACCGAGATCGAGGCGGTGATCGCGCGCGCCCACGACCGTTTCGCCTCCTACCGCGCAACGAGTTTCGCCGAGCGCGCCGCGTGGGCGCACGCCACCGCCGACCTGATCGAGGCCGAGGCCGACGACATCGCGGCGCTGATGACCCTGGAGATGGGCAAGACGCTGGCCGCCGCCCGGGCCGAGGCGCTCAAATCCGCCCAGGGATTCCGGTTCTACGCCGACAACACCGCCGCACTGCTGGCCGACGTGCCCGCCGACGCGGCCGCCGTCGGGGCGTCGGCGGCGTTCACCCGGTATCAGCCGCTGGGGGTGGTGTTGGCGGTGATGCCGTGGAATTTCCCCCTGTGGCAGGCGGTCCGGTTCGCCGCGCCGGCGTTGATGGCCGGCAACGTCGGCATCCTCAAACACGCCTCCAACGTCCCGCAGACCGCGCTGTATCTGGCCGACGTGATCGCCCGCGGCGGCTTCCCGCCCGGGTGCTTCCAGACGCTGCTGATCGGGGCCTCCGCGGTGGAGGGCGTCCTGCGCGACCCGCGGGTGGCCGCGGCCACCCTGACCGGCAGTGAGCCGGCGGGGCGGGCGGTGGCCGCGGTCGCCGGCGACGAGATCAAGCCCACGGTGCTCGAACTCGGCGGGTCCGACCCGTTCATCGTGATGCCGTCGGCGGACGTGGACGCCGCGGCGCGCACCGCGGTCACCGCCCGGGTGCAGAACAACGGCCAGTCCTGCATCGCGGCCAAACGGTTCATCGTCCACACCGACGTCTACGACGCGTTCACCGCGAAGTTCGTCGCCGGGATGCAGGCGCTGACCGTCGGCGACCCCACCGACCCGGACACCGATGTGGGTCCGCTGGCCACCGAGTCCGGCCGCGACGAGGTCGCCGGACAGGTCGACGACGCGGTGGCCGCCGGCGCGCAGATCGCCTGCGGGGGACGGCGTCTGGACCGTCCCGGCTGGTTCTACCCGCCGACGGTCGTCACCGGCATCACCGCCGACATGGCGCTGTACACCGAGGAGGTGTTCGGTCCGGTCGCCGGGCTGTACCGGGTGGGCAGCCTCGAGGAGGCCCTCGAGATCGCCAACGCCACCCCGTTCGGCCTGGGGTCCAACGCCTGGACCCGCGACGAGGCCGAGCAGCGGCGGTTCATCGACGGCATCGAGGCCGGGCAGGTGTTCATCAACGGGATGACCGTGTCGTACCCGCAGTTGCCGTTCGGCGGGATCAAACGCTCCGGCTACGGCCGCGAGCTCTCCGGCAACGGGATCCGGGAGTTCTGCAACACCAAGACCGTCTGGGTCCGGTGAGGCCCGCCCGCGCTCAGCCGAGGGCGGCCAGCTCCCGGCGGTCCTCGTCGGCGAAGGTGTCCTCCAACCGCAGCGGGGTGTAGTCCAAGTCGATCTCGGCCAGCGGGCGGCCCCGTGCGCTGGAGATGGTGCCCAGCCGGCGCATCCCCTTGTCCCCGGCGTAGGTGGTGAACTCCTCCACCGAGAGCCCGAACGGGATGTCGTCGCCGTAGATGGCCAGCGCGGCCTCGGTGGCCTGCAGCGCCACCGGGATGAGTTCGTTCATCCGGTCCTCGAACACCGCCCAGTTGGCGTCGTCGGCGGCGACGTGGCGCCGGCAGGTGAACGTGCCCCAGGCCATGTGGCGGCGTTCGTCGTCGCCGATGCGGCGCACCAGTTCCTGCATGCCCGGCAGGATGGCCCGCTCGGTGCAGATCTTCTGCCACGCGTAGTAGCCGGTGAGCGCCAGCATCCCCTCCACGACGTGGTTGTAGGTCGCCGAGGCGCGCACCTGGGCGGCCGGCGACGGGTCGGTCAGCAACGCGCCGAGCGCTGCGGGCAGCTCCTCGTTGAAGATGGTGCGGTAGGCGGGCAGCTCGTCGAGGTAGCCGTGCAGGTCCTCGGTGACCCCGACCGCGTCGAGCCACAGCCGGAAGACCTGCACGTGCTTGGCCTCCTCGTAGGCGAACTGGGTCAGATACATCTCGTCGCCGAGGCGGCCCTCGGCGCGCATCGCGGCCATGAACGGCTGGATGTCGCTGGTGACCGCCTCCTCGCCGGCGATGAACTGCGCGCACAGCCGGGTGGCGATGTCGCGCTGCGGGTCGGTCAGCGCCTCCCAGTCGGCCCGGTCGCCGGAGAAGTCGATGTCGGCCGGATTCCAGGATTTCGCGTTGCCGCCGGCGAACAGCTTCAGCGGCATGCTGGCCCAGTTCAGCCCGCCGGAGTTCAGCGAACCGTAGTGAGTGCGTGTCATGGCGCCACCTCCTGACCCCAGCCTAACGTGATCTGGCTCACTTTTGGGCCGGGCCGGTGTCACGGGGGCGGCGGATTGCCGCGCGCCTTGAGCCGCCCGTTCGGCAGCGGCGGGGCCGGTAGGCGCCGGCGCGGGCCGCGGTAGCCGCGCACCGCGCCGAACCGGTCGGATTGCTGCTGCCAGGCGGTGCGGTAGGCGACGATCTCCTCGTGGCTGCGGGCGACGAAGTTCCACCACATCACGATCTGCTCGGCGAACGGCGGCCCGCCGAGCAGCAGGGCGCGGGCGGGCTGGTCGGTCGGGTTGGCCAGGCGCAGCTCGGTCTGCCCGGCCCCCAAATAGCCGAGCTCGCCGGGGCGCACCGCGGTCGACTCCCACTGCAGCACGCCGCGGTCGACCAGCAGGCCGTGCTCGAAGTCGCCGGCGATCGCCAGCCGCAGCCGCGCCCCGGGCGACACCCGCACCTCGGCGCCGAGCAGCGCGGTGAACGTGCTCACCGGGGAGCGCACCCCGGCCAGCGTGCCCAGAAACACCCGCGCGCTGGCGCCGTCGAGGTCGACCGGCTCGGGGCTGTGGTGTTGGAAGTCGCGGGGCGCGTCGCGGGCCGCGGCGGGCAGCGCCACCCACAGCTGCACGCCGTGCAGCGCCGTGGTGGCCGCGGTGGAGACCTCGGAGTGGCAGATGCCGTGCCCGCCGGTCATCAGGTTCAGCTCGCCGGGCCGCACCAGGGCGTGCACCCCGGCGCTGTCGCGGTGCTCGATCTCGCCGGCGAACAGCCAGCTCACCGTCTGCAGCCCGGTGTGCGGGTGCGGGGCCACGTCCATGCCGCCGGTGGCGGCGACGTCGTCGGGTCCGTAGTGGTCGGCGAAGCACCACGCGCCGATCAGCGGGCGGTGCCGCTGCGGCAGGGTGCGGCGCACCGTCATC
This sequence is a window from Mycolicibacillus parakoreensis. Protein-coding genes within it:
- a CDS encoding lipase maturation factor family protein, yielding MDWFGAPEYQLGRLVLERGIAAVYLIAFLAAARQFRALLGERGMLPIPRYLATRTFRQAPSIFHWHYSDRFFAAIAWGGAVLATALVAGASTLVPLWATMAAWLALWVGYLSIVNVGQQWYSFGWESLLCEAGFLAIFLGNDRVAPPVLVLWLTRWLLFRVEFGAGLIKLRGDRCWRDLTCLDYHHETQPMPGPASWFFHHLPAPLHRVEAAGNHLTQLVVPFGLFAPQPVAGIAAAIMIVTQLWLVASGNFAWLNWLTIVLAGGVLVAPGAATPATAAGPAPVWFVAAVVAVTVVVAVLSVWPVVNMVSAGQRMNASFNPLRLVNTYGAFGSVGRTRYEVVVEGTAHDALTDDAVWHEYEFRGKPGAPGRLPRQWAPYHLRLDWLMWFAALSPSYARGWFEPFLLRLLVNDPATVRLLRHNPFALAAPRFVRAQLYRYRFTTAAELRRDRTWWHRTLIGPYVPPVTLRGEGRSDRFPYSAPD
- a CDS encoding alpha-(1->3)-arabinofuranosyltransferase, with protein sequence MSRRWLWLVGTVALVGTFLQAPGQIAPDTKLDLTANPLRFLARATNLWNSELPFGQAQNQAYGYLFPHGTFFLAGDVLGLPGWVTQRLWWALLLAVGFWGLLRVAEALRIGSPTSRVLAAAAFALCPRVLTTLGSISSETLPMMLAPWVLLPVIVALRGGPAPRSLRVLAGQAALAMALMGAVNAVATLAGCLPALIWWACHRPDRRWWAFTGWAALAAALASLWWLTALVALGRISPPFLDFIESSGVTTQWTSLTEMLRGTAAWTPFVAPDATAGTALVTGPLYILATGLVAAAGLAGLALAATGLGAGRRHPAAGRLVTMLLVGVMLLGLGYAGGLGSPLATPVQEFLDAAGAPLRNVHKLESVIRIPLTLGLAVLLGRIPLPGSAPSAQWRTAFAHPERDKRVAVGIVVLCALLTATSLAWTGRLTPPGTFTAIPSYWQQAADWLDAHNTGRPTPGRVLVVPGAPFATQVWGSSHDEPLQVLGDSPWAVRDSIPLTPPQAIRAFDSVQRLLAGGRPSAGLADTLIRQGIAYLVVRNDLDPDTSRSARPILVHQAIEGSPGLSKVAEFGEPVGPGTLDGFVIDSGLRPTYPPVEIYRVESATNPAAPYLVDADTMARIDGGPEVLARLDERQRLLGAAPLGPALLTADARRAGLAAPTVTVTDTPVARETDYGRVDHHSSAARALDERRHTHNRVPDYPVPDTPLVVGAWTGGRLTASSSAADATALPNVSPASAPAAAVDGDSATAWVSNSLQAAVGQWLQVDFDHPVTSGSITVTPSATAVGAQVRRIQVETPNGTTTLTFDEAGRPLSTALPYGETPWVRLTATGTDDGSPGVQFGITELAVTAYDASGFAHPVELRHTLTVPGPPPGSTVTRWDLGAELLGRPGCAEGPDGVRCAASMGLAPEEEAVFSRTLTVVRPITVRPTVWLRPRQGPQLADLLAAPGVTRSFGDSDLIDVLGSSYAATDGDPDTAWSAPQRVVRDKTPPTLTLRLPTATRVSGLRVVPARSEVPTTPSVLAVDLGDGPQVRTLDTADRGPTTLPLAAHVTDTVTVSLLDWDDVIDRTALGFDQLKPPGLAEITVLGADGAPVAAADRDTDRSRPVRVDCAHGPVIAVAGRFVHTSITTTAGALLDGGPVAAHACDDTPITLPLGRQELLISPGSAFVVDGARLTGAHPKTPAAPPTPVTTGVWRADHRELRVPAAEAARVLVVPESVNPGWRAHTDDGTALTAVTVNGWQQGWVLPAGTSGPITLSFASNTGYRLGLLGGLALLPLVALLALVGRRARGHRPARPTRAWAPGPLAATAAALSVGTLIAGPVGTAVFAAALAARRLRRGAAVTVGFAAAGLTVAAAALARYPWRSVDGYIGHSAGVQLAALVSVAAVAAAALPGRRTDRGEP
- a CDS encoding pirin family protein is translated as MSNTEAHPAEVAGGAAQCPRDAAGRPVVQILAARQVPLGGPRAMTVRRTLPQRHRPLIGAWCFADHYGPDDVAATGGMDVAPHPHTGLQTVSWLFAGEIEHRDSAGVHALVRPGELNLMTGGHGICHSEVSTAATTALHGVQLWVALPAAARDAPRDFQHHSPEPVDLDGASARVFLGTLAGVRSPVSTFTALLGAEVRVSPGARLRLAIAGDFEHGLLVDRGVLQWESTAVRPGELGYLGAGQTELRLANPTDQPARALLLGGPPFAEQIVMWWNFVARSHEEIVAYRTAWQQQSDRFGAVRGYRGPRRRLPAPPLPNGRLKARGNPPPP
- a CDS encoding R2-like ligand-binding oxidase, producing MTRTHYGSLNSGGLNWASMPLKLFAGGNAKSWNPADIDFSGDRADWEALTDPQRDIATRLCAQFIAGEEAVTSDIQPFMAAMRAEGRLGDEMYLTQFAYEEAKHVQVFRLWLDAVGVTEDLHGYLDELPAYRTIFNEELPAALGALLTDPSPAAQVRASATYNHVVEGMLALTGYYAWQKICTERAILPGMQELVRRIGDDERRHMAWGTFTCRRHVAADDANWAVFEDRMNELIPVALQATEAALAIYGDDIPFGLSVEEFTTYAGDKGMRRLGTISSARGRPLAEIDLDYTPLRLEDTFADEDRRELAALG
- a CDS encoding NADP-dependent succinic semialdehyde dehydrogenase yields the protein MSPASIATINPATGATVKTFTPATDTEIEAVIARAHDRFASYRATSFAERAAWAHATADLIEAEADDIAALMTLEMGKTLAAARAEALKSAQGFRFYADNTAALLADVPADAAAVGASAAFTRYQPLGVVLAVMPWNFPLWQAVRFAAPALMAGNVGILKHASNVPQTALYLADVIARGGFPPGCFQTLLIGASAVEGVLRDPRVAAATLTGSEPAGRAVAAVAGDEIKPTVLELGGSDPFIVMPSADVDAAARTAVTARVQNNGQSCIAAKRFIVHTDVYDAFTAKFVAGMQALTVGDPTDPDTDVGPLATESGRDEVAGQVDDAVAAGAQIACGGRRLDRPGWFYPPTVVTGITADMALYTEEVFGPVAGLYRVGSLEEALEIANATPFGLGSNAWTRDEAEQRRFIDGIEAGQVFINGMTVSYPQLPFGGIKRSGYGRELSGNGIREFCNTKTVWVR